From one Plasmodium malariae genome assembly, chromosome: 12 genomic stretch:
- the PmUG01_12027100 gene encoding conserved Plasmodium protein, unknown function: MFDVSSLIHLGNNNSIKKCITGELYMYISKKKKVKEHYPFTYLQKNITTKENDDYYASLEVSCKGNFKWIKCICFIKANFFYVYKSKGDYRPYVVFLLEGSQVQTINYHLALKNKVIEDIGDINLGQNEDIIQIKTCPYIEDNIYTFYQSDKGLLKKWVKTLNNSNFTTINNNIKILIEENEDIKSNADNVKKLKDIEIKNRDIEIATLNERIRSLKVDVENIRTKNKRLQIAADVNIKSADEFLQKKITEIEFIHNEMGLKIEENKELKERIKNLTNESEKKIKLMNDLKMENSVLEKKIKDIMITYEEACTEPEKITLINFNTNKRYQKIVLNNKNLKEEINKMNERFYELEDRYKEKIKTIKEIVEIGDIFDYLHKLIILCQTKIKFYEQCYKYNEEEQKELISSLEYMIKETKLSETNARVCYITHRSKILEERLQYYTKHKLPSDYFYFACTTLRRLGWVFGEIEALTPLQIDKNEVYPLYSYIDDMNVIPMREQIYFNEGIEGRSNFQIVNDVDIYSMPIKMCPYEQKILSDNKYDYIKIKLNDLKNDFNILKKKTKPQNSCMISDLQWSEIKKNAYDRLEKNMIILNRQISEQKSKF, from the exons atgtttgaCGTCAGTTCACTAATACATCTTGGAAATAACAactcaataaaaaaatgtattacaGGTGAactgtacatgtatatatcaaaaaaaaaaaaagtcaagGAACATTATCCTTTCACATATCTCCAAAAAAATATCACAACGAAAGAAAATGATGATTATTATGCAAGTTTAGAAGTTTCATGTAAAGGAAATTTTAAATGGATAAAAtgcatttgttttattaaagcaaattttttttatgtgtataaatCAAAGGGGGACTACAGACCGTATGTTGTCTTCTTGTTAGAGGGTAGTCAAGTACAAACTATCAATTATCATTTAGCattgaaaaataaa GTGATTGAAGATATAGGTGATATTAATTTAGGACAGAATGAAgatattatacaaataaaaacttGTCCGTATATTGAAGATaacatttatacattttatcaAAGTGATAAAGggcttttaaaaaaatgggtAAAGACTTTGaataattcaaattttacaacaataaataacaacataaaaattttaatagaagaaaatgaaGACATAAAAAGTAATGCAGATAATGTCAAAAAACTTAAAgatattgaaataaaaaatagggaTATCGAAATAGCTACCTTGAATGAGAGAATAAGATCCTTGAAG GTGGACGTAGAAAATATAAGGACGAAAAATAAGCGCCTGCAAATAGCAGCTGATGTGAACATCAAAAGTGCAGATGAATTTttgcagaaaaaaataacagaAATTGAGTTTATACATAACGAAATGGGCTTAAAAATTGAAG AAAATAAGGAACTTAAGGAGAGAATAAAAAACTTGACAAATGAATCTGAAAAGAAGATAAAACTAATGAATGacttaaaaatggaaaatagcgtactagaaaaaaaaataaaagatataatgATAACATATGAAGAAGCTTGTACAGAACCAGAGaaaataacattaattaattttaacacAAATAAAAGATATCAAAAGAtagtattaaataataaaaatttaaaagaggaaataaacaaaatgaatgaaCGTTTTTATGAACTAGAAGATagatataaggaaaaaataaaaacaataaaagaaattgttGAAATTGGAGATATATTtgattatttacataaattaattattttatgtcagacaaaaataaaattttatgaacagtgttataaatataatgaagaaGAACAGAAGGAATTAATAAGCTCACTtgaatatatgataaaagaaacaaaattatCTGAAACAAATGCAAGGGTATGTTATATAACACATAGatcaaaaatattagaaGAGAGATTACAGTATTATACAAAACATAAATTGCCATCTGActacttttattttgcatGTACAACCTTAAGGAGATTAGGTTGGGTATTTGGTGAAATAGAAGCATTAACACCTCTTCAGATAGATAAGAATGAAGTTTATCctttatattcttatatagaCGATATGAATGTAATACCAATGCGTGagcaaatttattttaatgaaggTATTGAAGGAAGATCGAATTTCCAAATAGTAAATGATGTGGATATTTATTCCATGCCTATTAAAATGTGTccatatgaacaaaaaattttaagtgataataaatatgattacataaaaattaaattaaatgatttaaaaaatgattttaatattcttaaaaaaaaaacaaagccTCAAAATAGTTGTATGATATCCGATTTACAATGGTcggaaattaaaaaaaatgcgtACGACagattagaaaaaaatatgatcatTCTGAACAGGCAAATTTCCGAGCAAAAATCCAAGTTCTAA